From Pseudomonas arsenicoxydans:
CCGATCTGGTGGGGCGGAATTCCGGCCCTGCTCAAGGGCTTTTTTGATCGGGTGTTCCTGCCAGGCTTTGCCTTCAAATACCGCGAAGGCAAAGCCTTTCCCGACAAACTCCTGCGCGGTCGCAGCGCGCATTTACTGGTGACCATGGACACGCCACCCTGGTATTACCGCTGGGTCTATCGCATGCCCGGGTTGCACCAGATCCGCAAGACCACCCTCGCCTTCTGCGGTATCGAACCTCGGCGCACGTTGACGTTCGGCCCGATTCTTGGTGCAAGCGACGGTCAGCGTGAAACCTGGTTGCGGCAAGCCGAGGCTATCGCGCGCCGTTGAGTGTGCCGATAATGCGCCAGGCGTCACCACTGAGAAAAAGGACTTTTCATGTACATCGGCCAAGCCGCTCAACGATCCGGAACGACGATCAAGAGCATCCGCCATTACGAGTCGATCGGCCTGCTGCCTGCCGCTCAGCGGCAAGGCAAATACCGCGTCTATGACCAGCCAAGCATCGACCTGCTGATTTTCATCAAGTGCGCTCAACAACTGGGTTTCCGGCTCAAGGAGTTGCAGGCGATTTTTGCCGGGCATCAGGGACAGGCAATGCCATGGTCATTGGCGCGGCAGGCCATCGATGCCAAGAAGCGCGAAATCAGCGCGCGGATCGCCACGCTTACCCTCCAACACGAGCAATTGGTCGAGTTCGAAGCCAACCTCGAACAGGCCAGGGCCGACTGCCCATTGGAAAGTCTTTGAGGGCAATGCGCGTTTCTGGACAGCTCAATGTCGACCCCAGACAACTGGCCGGGGGATCGGCGCTATAGGGTGCGACTTCAGTTCTCTAGTCCACTGTCCCGGAGTCCACATGACCGCACCGATTACCGTCCTTCGCGATACCCACCCACTGCCGGTGCTCGACGCCTGCAAATGGGAAAAACTCGAAGGCGACCCGCACACCGTCAACCTCAATGCCTACACCAGCGAAGACGGCAGCAAGATCATGGGCACCTGGATCTGCACGCCGGGCAAGTGGTACGTGGAATACGTGAAGTGGGAATACTGCGATTTCCGCGAAGGTTATTGCATCATCACCCCGGAAGGGAAAGAGCCGATCCACCTGCGTGCCGGCGATATTTTTGTCATCGAGCCGGGGATGAAAGGCACCTGGGAAGTGGTTGAAACCGTACGCAAGTATTTCGTGTTTGCCTGATGCAAAAAGCCGGGGGACCACCCGACGTGGTCTCCCGGCAAATAGCGTTACACGATCTTGTGGCGAGCCCCCTCGCCACAATCCCGGAAAGTCCCCTTATTGGGGTTTGCGATAGCTGTTGATGATCGCCGAGAAGTCTTTACCTCCCTCTCCACGCTGGCTCATCGCCTGATACATCTGCTGGGCCACCGCGCCGAGCATCACCGGTTGGTGCGCCTGACGTGCCGCTTCCGTGGCCAGTCCCAGATCCTTGAGCATCAGTTCTGCACCAAAGCCGCCGGTATAACCGCGCGACGCCGGCGCCGTTTCGACGATGCCCGGCCATGGGTTATACATTTCCGAACTCCAGCAACGCCCGGTGGAACTGTTGATGATCCCGGCCAGCACCGTGGTGTCGATCCCCAGTGCATCGCCCAGCGCCATGGCTTCACTGACGCCGACCATGGAAATCGCCAGCAGCAGGTTGTTGCAGATCTTGGCGATTTGCCCGGTGCCGACTTCGCCGCAATGAACAATGTTACGGCCCATTTGCGCCAGCACTGGTTGCAGGGTGGCGAACAGTTCAGGCGTGGCGCCGACCATGAAGGTCAGTGTGCCGGCCGCCGCACCGCCCGTCCCGCCAGACACCGGCGCATCGGCCATGGCCACGCCTTGCTTGGCGGCAGCCGCGGCGACATCGCGCGCGGTTTGCGGATCGATGGTGCTGCAATCCACTGCAGGCACACCTTTGCCGATACCGGCGAGCACGCCGTCCTCACCCAGCCACACGCTGCGCACATGCACAGCGGCAGGTAGCATGGTGATCACCATTTCTGCGTCTTGAGCCGCTTCACGCGCCGACGCGCTGATGCTGCCGCCCAGTTGCTCCAGCTCAGCCAGAACGGTCTTGTTCAGATCGACCAACCGCAGCGAGTGGCCAGCCTTGATCAGGTTGCGCGCCATCGGGGCGCCCATGTTGCCGAGACCGATAAAAGCGATTTTCATGTCCGGCTCCTTAACGCAAGTTGATGGTGGTGTTCACACCGTCGTTGACGCTGTTGTCATCGAACCAGCGACTGGTGACGGTCTTGGTCTGAGTGTAGAACTGCACCACTTGCTTGCCATAGGGACCGAGGTCGCCGAGTTTGGAACCGCGCGAACCGGTGAAGCTGAAGAACGGGACCGGCACCGGAATCGGAATGTTGATGCCGACCTGGCCAACGTCGATTTCGCTCTGGAACTTGCGCGCTGCCGCACCGCTTTGGGTGAACAGGCCCGTGCCGTTGCCGAACGGGTTGGCGTTGACCAGGGCGATGGCCTCGTCGAGGGTGGCGACTTCCAGAACCACCAGCACCGGGCCGAAGATTTCCTGGGTGTAGATCTGCATGTCGGTGGTCACACCGGAAAACAGGGTCGGGCCGACAAAGTTGCCCTGCTCGAAGCCTGGAACCGTGATGTCACGACCGTCCAGCTCAAGCTTGGCGCCTTCCTTGATGCCACTCTCGATCAGATCAAGAATTCGCTGCTTGGCTTTTTTCGAGATCACCGGGCCGACGTCAGTGCCGGGCTCGCTGCCGGCATTCACCGTCAGTTTCTGTGCCAACGCCTTCAGGTCTGGCAGCCACTGTTTGGCCGCACCCACCAACACCACCACCGAGGTGGCCATGCAACGTTGACCGGCCGCACCGAAACCAGCGCCGACCAAA
This genomic window contains:
- a CDS encoding NAD(P)H-dependent oxidoreductase, translated to MGKRILVILGHPSSNSFCAALAERYVQSALRAGHEVRQLFLGRMNFDPVLREGYQQVQPLERDLRHAQADILWAEQLTLVYPIWWGGIPALLKGFFDRVFLPGFAFKYREGKAFPDKLLRGRSAHLLVTMDTPPWYYRWVYRMPGLHQIRKTTLAFCGIEPRRTLTFGPILGASDGQRETWLRQAEAIARR
- a CDS encoding MerR family transcriptional regulator is translated as MYIGQAAQRSGTTIKSIRHYESIGLLPAAQRQGKYRVYDQPSIDLLIFIKCAQQLGFRLKELQAIFAGHQGQAMPWSLARQAIDAKKREISARIATLTLQHEQLVEFEANLEQARADCPLESL
- a CDS encoding cupin domain-containing protein, yielding MTAPITVLRDTHPLPVLDACKWEKLEGDPHTVNLNAYTSEDGSKIMGTWICTPGKWYVEYVKWEYCDFREGYCIITPEGKEPIHLRAGDIFVIEPGMKGTWEVVETVRKYFVFA
- the mmsB gene encoding 3-hydroxyisobutyrate dehydrogenase is translated as MKIAFIGLGNMGAPMARNLIKAGHSLRLVDLNKTVLAELEQLGGSISASAREAAQDAEMVITMLPAAVHVRSVWLGEDGVLAGIGKGVPAVDCSTIDPQTARDVAAAAAKQGVAMADAPVSGGTGGAAAGTLTFMVGATPELFATLQPVLAQMGRNIVHCGEVGTGQIAKICNNLLLAISMVGVSEAMALGDALGIDTTVLAGIINSSTGRCWSSEMYNPWPGIVETAPASRGYTGGFGAELMLKDLGLATEAARQAHQPVMLGAVAQQMYQAMSQRGEGGKDFSAIINSYRKPQ